In Sphingomonas sp. PAMC26645, one DNA window encodes the following:
- a CDS encoding exo 1,3/1,4-beta-D-glucan glucohydrolase, with amino-acid sequence MKTKLSVASVLALLGGATAMAQTAPASLSPVAHPETWPKVAAKPALDPTLEARIGKILAAMSVEDKVGQIIQADIATVKPEDLKTYKLGSVLNGGNSAPNSDELAPPAEWLKLADAFYDASMQRNDGRPKIPTIWGTDAVHGNNNIVGATLFPHNIGLGAARDPALMEKIGRITARETAAAGLDWSFAPTLAVVQDDRWGRTYESYSEEPSVVASYAGPVVTGIQGKVGSPDFMTPGHVIATTKHFVGDGGTGGRDQGDTKVSEVVLRDVHAAGYPPAIEAGTLTVMASFSSWNGEKMHGNKTLLTDVLKGRMGFNGFVVGDWNAHGQIAGCTNESCAAAINTGLDMFMMSGDWKALYRNTLAQAKSGEIVPARLDDAVRRILRVKMLAGTFTAGKPSTRRYAGQFGLIGSPEGHAIGRQAVQESLVLLKNNGGVLPLKPEANILVAGIAADDVAQQAGGWSITWQGTDVPKRGFPNATSIWSGIDQAVRAGGGTATYSPTGAYSAKPDAAIVVFGETPYAEFMGDRPTLEYSPGDKNDVALLRKLKAAGIPVVAVFLSGRPMWVNAELNASDAFVAAFLPGSEGAGVADVLFAGKDGKPVHDFRGKLSFSWPKRPDQYVLNARDPNYDPLFKFGYGLSYADRAVVGTLDETRPVGMAVDAGGVFFTKGRVPEAWSLSLGEGDRGSTRIVGNSGRSPAGALTIAGIDRNAQEDARRFTWTGTREADVRIEANAPLDIAREANGELSMIVQFRMDAKPVSAVALSMASPGKTAAVPITGILQAAPIGEWKSLAIPLKCFVTAGVDPHKVTEPLVISTAGKLMLSISDVRLAHADGPVAACPSR; translated from the coding sequence ATGAAGACGAAGCTTTCGGTTGCCAGCGTCCTGGCGTTGCTGGGTGGCGCCACGGCGATGGCGCAGACCGCGCCGGCCTCGCTCTCCCCCGTCGCGCATCCCGAGACATGGCCAAAGGTGGCTGCGAAGCCCGCGCTGGATCCAACGCTCGAAGCTAGGATCGGCAAGATCCTTGCCGCTATGTCGGTCGAGGACAAGGTCGGGCAAATCATCCAGGCCGATATCGCGACCGTGAAGCCCGAGGACCTCAAGACATACAAGCTTGGCTCGGTGCTGAACGGCGGGAATTCGGCGCCCAACAGCGATGAACTGGCGCCGCCGGCGGAATGGCTGAAACTGGCCGATGCGTTCTACGACGCCTCGATGCAGCGCAATGACGGTCGCCCGAAGATCCCGACGATCTGGGGCACCGACGCGGTTCACGGCAACAACAACATCGTCGGGGCCACCCTGTTTCCGCACAATATCGGGCTGGGTGCGGCACGAGACCCCGCGCTGATGGAGAAGATCGGCCGTATTACGGCACGCGAGACGGCCGCCGCCGGTCTCGACTGGAGCTTCGCACCGACGCTGGCGGTCGTGCAGGACGATCGTTGGGGGCGCACGTACGAGAGCTATTCGGAAGAGCCTTCCGTGGTGGCCAGCTATGCGGGCCCGGTCGTTACCGGCATCCAGGGCAAGGTGGGTTCGCCGGATTTCATGACGCCCGGCCACGTCATCGCCACCACCAAGCACTTCGTCGGGGACGGCGGCACGGGTGGACGGGATCAGGGCGATACCAAGGTGTCGGAGGTCGTGCTGCGCGACGTTCATGCGGCCGGATACCCACCCGCGATCGAAGCCGGCACGCTGACAGTGATGGCCAGCTTTTCGAGCTGGAACGGCGAGAAGATGCACGGCAACAAGACATTGCTCACGGACGTGCTGAAGGGCCGGATGGGCTTCAACGGCTTCGTGGTCGGCGATTGGAACGCACACGGCCAGATCGCCGGATGCACCAACGAAAGCTGCGCTGCGGCGATCAATACCGGCCTCGACATGTTCATGATGTCGGGCGATTGGAAGGCGCTGTACCGCAACACGCTGGCGCAGGCCAAGTCGGGCGAAATCGTGCCTGCGCGTCTCGACGACGCGGTTCGTCGTATCCTGCGCGTGAAGATGCTGGCCGGCACCTTCACCGCGGGCAAGCCCTCGACGCGACGCTATGCCGGGCAGTTCGGCCTGATCGGATCGCCGGAAGGCCATGCCATCGGCCGGCAGGCGGTTCAAGAATCGCTCGTGTTGCTCAAGAATAACGGGGGTGTTCTGCCGCTCAAGCCCGAGGCGAATATCCTCGTCGCGGGTATCGCGGCCGACGATGTCGCGCAGCAGGCCGGCGGCTGGTCGATTACCTGGCAGGGGACGGACGTGCCGAAGCGCGGCTTTCCCAATGCGACGTCGATCTGGAGCGGCATCGACCAGGCCGTTCGCGCCGGCGGCGGGACCGCCACCTACTCGCCGACGGGCGCGTATTCCGCGAAACCCGACGCCGCGATCGTCGTGTTCGGCGAGACCCCCTATGCCGAATTCATGGGCGACCGACCGACCCTGGAATACTCGCCGGGCGACAAGAACGATGTCGCGCTGCTCCGCAAACTGAAAGCGGCGGGAATCCCCGTCGTCGCCGTTTTCCTGTCGGGCCGCCCGATGTGGGTGAATGCCGAACTCAACGCTTCGGACGCTTTCGTCGCGGCGTTTCTGCCGGGAAGCGAAGGCGCAGGCGTCGCCGACGTGCTGTTCGCGGGCAAGGACGGCAAACCCGTTCATGACTTCCGGGGCAAGCTGTCCTTCTCGTGGCCTAAGCGTCCCGACCAGTATGTCCTGAATGCCCGCGATCCGAATTACGACCCGCTGTTCAAGTTTGGTTACGGCCTCAGCTATGCGGATCGCGCCGTGGTCGGCACACTGGACGAGACCCGTCCCGTGGGCATGGCGGTAGACGCAGGCGGCGTCTTCTTCACGAAGGGGCGCGTACCCGAAGCGTGGAGCCTGTCGCTGGGCGAAGGCGACCGGGGATCGACCCGCATCGTCGGCAACAGTGGTCGAAGCCCGGCTGGCGCACTGACGATCGCCGGTATCGATCGCAATGCACAGGAGGACGCTCGACGCTTTACCTGGACCGGTACGCGCGAGGCGGACGTCAGGATCGAGGCCAACGCACCGCTCGACATCGCCCGTGAGGCCAATGGCGAGCTGAGCATGATCGTCCAGTTCCGGATGGACGCGAAGCCCGTGTCCGCCGTCGCTCTCTCGATGGCCAGCCCCGGCAAAACTGCCGCGGTCCCGATCACCGGCATTTTACAGGCGGCACCGATCGGCGAGTGGAAGTCCCTGGCGATTCCGCTCAAATGCTTCGTCACCGCCGGAGTCGATCCCCACAAGGTCACCGAGCCGCTCGTCATCTCGACTGCGGGGAAACTGATGCTCTCGATCTCCGACGTTCGTCTGGCGCATGCCGACGGACCGGTCGCGGCGTGCCCGAGCCGCTGA
- a CDS encoding ROK family transcriptional regulator: protein MNDRRHARLTVSLSGTNLERAAEYNQRVVLQAIRLRAVTTRQELVAVTGLTPPTIATITRRLIAAGLVQIVGRLQQGRGQPAVQLGIDPDGAFGIGVNIDRDHLTFVILDLAGNVRARVSQDIAYALPEQVRAFVAGAVTTCCDNPSVIVDRIVGAGIAVPEPFSKAGFHDQPTGYSVWNDLDIAGLLADLMPWPLHVDNDAATAALGELEFGSGRNCHNFFYLLIGAGLGGGLVIDGSYYRGASARSGEVGYILSRVPASSGKSIESRVSLSALYDRLSDAGCVSGTLAALGLDDASTKSVIDAWIAEASEMLVDPMIAINCLINPQAVLVGGRLPEPLIDALVAALTHALAEHAADMPSIAPIRRAAMAADAPAVGAALLPFSDLMLPSDAILMNVGRD, encoded by the coding sequence TTGAACGACCGGCGCCACGCCAGGCTGACGGTCAGCTTGTCGGGTACGAACCTCGAACGGGCAGCGGAGTATAACCAGCGCGTGGTATTGCAGGCGATCCGCTTGCGGGCGGTGACGACGCGGCAGGAGTTGGTCGCGGTGACGGGTCTGACGCCGCCGACCATCGCAACGATCACCCGCCGCCTGATTGCGGCCGGCCTGGTCCAGATCGTCGGACGCTTGCAACAGGGGCGCGGTCAGCCCGCCGTGCAATTGGGCATCGATCCCGATGGTGCGTTCGGCATCGGGGTCAACATCGACCGCGACCATTTGACCTTTGTCATTCTCGATCTGGCTGGAAATGTCCGGGCGCGCGTGTCCCAGGACATAGCCTATGCCCTTCCCGAACAGGTACGGGCATTCGTCGCCGGGGCGGTAACGACCTGCTGCGACAACCCTAGCGTGATAGTTGATCGGATCGTCGGCGCAGGCATCGCGGTTCCCGAACCGTTCAGCAAAGCCGGCTTTCACGATCAACCGACCGGCTACTCGGTGTGGAACGATCTCGACATCGCGGGCTTGCTGGCGGACCTGATGCCGTGGCCGCTGCACGTCGACAACGATGCCGCAACGGCAGCTTTGGGTGAGCTGGAGTTCGGCTCGGGCCGCAACTGCCACAATTTCTTTTACCTGCTGATCGGTGCGGGTCTTGGCGGCGGCCTGGTGATCGATGGAAGCTATTACAGGGGCGCGTCCGCAAGAAGCGGAGAAGTTGGCTATATCCTGAGCCGGGTTCCTGCTTCGAGCGGAAAGTCCATCGAAAGCCGCGTTTCGCTTTCCGCTCTGTACGATCGCCTGTCGGACGCTGGATGCGTTAGCGGGACACTTGCCGCGCTCGGCCTGGACGATGCTAGTACCAAGAGCGTCATCGACGCCTGGATTGCCGAAGCTTCCGAGATGCTGGTCGATCCGATGATCGCGATCAATTGCCTTATCAATCCGCAGGCTGTGCTGGTGGGCGGCCGGTTGCCCGAGCCGCTGATCGATGCCTTGGTCGCGGCCTTGACGCATGCGCTCGCCGAGCACGCCGCCGACATGCCGTCGATTGCGCCGATCAGGCGTGCGGCCATGGCCGCCGACGCACCGGCGGTTGGTGCAGCGCTGTTGCCGTTCAGCGATCTCATGCTGCCTTCGGACGCTATCCTGATGAACGTCGGACGGGACTGA